A window of the Bdellovibrio sp. ZAP7 genome harbors these coding sequences:
- a CDS encoding sigma-54-dependent Fis family transcriptional regulator, with product MNQALLKHMGENPKTYQVSDFLTVGKDAQCQIQIFGEELAERHFRIERREQTYYIRDLRSPQGTYLNNARIMEAILQEGDIIRAGSQELLFTYKTNEESSEFPLKSKNEVWNEELQSLRHVAVTEFPVLILGPSGTGKDVIAQALHNESLRKNANFMSVNCSALSETLIESELFGHVKGSFTGAISDRKGAFEAARGGTLFLDEIGDLSYALQAKLLRALENGEIRPVGADRNIKTDVRIIAATHQSLPEKIREGAFRADLYFRLNVVTVTPPALVHRMEDFEDLLYMFAKKMRVRFSFGAIARLKKHPWPGNIRELKNLVTRTAALYPREHIEEKHIEKLLDKTLLTPSEADSTNDIPVIKEIEKQMIIKRLTANRGNQRRTAADLGMPKSTLHDRLKYYNIKVENFKV from the coding sequence ATGAACCAAGCTTTACTAAAACACATGGGTGAAAACCCGAAAACCTATCAAGTCAGCGACTTTCTGACAGTCGGCAAAGACGCCCAATGTCAGATTCAAATCTTCGGAGAAGAACTCGCCGAGCGTCACTTTAGAATCGAGCGTCGCGAGCAAACCTACTACATCCGAGACCTTAGAAGCCCTCAGGGAACCTATCTAAATAATGCCCGTATTATGGAAGCGATCCTGCAAGAAGGCGATATTATCCGCGCCGGCAGCCAGGAACTTTTATTCACCTATAAAACCAACGAGGAATCTTCGGAATTTCCTTTAAAAAGTAAGAACGAAGTTTGGAATGAAGAGTTGCAAAGTCTTCGTCACGTTGCCGTCACTGAATTCCCCGTCCTTATCTTGGGTCCCTCAGGAACCGGCAAAGATGTTATTGCTCAAGCCCTGCATAACGAAAGCTTACGCAAGAATGCAAACTTTATGAGCGTGAACTGCAGCGCTTTAAGTGAAACGTTGATCGAGTCTGAACTTTTTGGACACGTGAAAGGCAGCTTTACTGGCGCTATTTCTGATCGCAAGGGTGCATTTGAAGCTGCCCGCGGCGGAACCTTGTTCCTGGATGAAATCGGTGATCTTTCCTATGCTCTGCAAGCGAAACTCTTGCGCGCACTGGAAAATGGTGAAATTCGTCCCGTGGGAGCAGACCGCAACATCAAAACCGATGTGCGAATCATCGCAGCCACTCATCAGAGCTTGCCTGAAAAAATTCGTGAAGGTGCTTTCCGCGCCGACTTGTATTTCCGTTTGAATGTCGTAACAGTGACTCCCCCCGCACTGGTTCACCGCATGGAGGACTTTGAAGACCTGCTTTACATGTTTGCTAAAAAAATGCGTGTGCGTTTTTCGTTCGGCGCTATTGCCCGTTTGAAAAAGCATCCGTGGCCAGGTAATATCCGTGAATTGAAAAATCTGGTTACGCGCACGGCGGCCCTTTATCCTCGGGAGCATATCGAAGAGAAACATATCGAAAAGCTTCTGGATAAAACGTTGCTGACACCTTCTGAAGCCGACTCCACTAACGATATCCCGGTCATTAAAGAGATTGAAAAACAAATGATCATAAAACGTTTGACGGCAAATCGTGGCAATCAACGTCGCACAGCTGCTGATTTGGGTATGCCTAAATCAACTCTGCACGATCGTTTGAAGTACTATAATATCAAGGTGGAAAACTTTAAGGTTTAA
- the fliL gene encoding flagellar basal body-associated protein FliL — protein MAENENPTKVESQKPEDSPEEESSEDLLSLESLDSILEKEDPEFAKSLKSIGPDDPSNPIVIEESDLEYKIEDEVKYWNRQEGWRKKLVKFLPFLPRISYYVRLQHMALRLTWRKTKEQTIHFLKNLGPNLKHGIIEVLGRIKSWLGDLGATFKTFSLMQKLGVVVLLIATGVGGVVLYKIANNKLIPHQEELFLPTLEDWADKKEFFEADQVEPFYDSTRVAQNIFSTQRIFANIRKSSQSGPNPMAALEFYVEGTDADVVVEIKDREPEVKDLFLRVVEDMNYDQLSSVEGKQMLCERLRKEINKILTKGKVRRIFYKTAVIKP, from the coding sequence TTGGCTGAAAACGAAAACCCGACCAAAGTAGAGTCGCAAAAACCTGAGGATTCACCAGAAGAGGAAAGTTCGGAAGATCTTTTGTCACTGGAATCTTTGGATTCTATTTTGGAAAAAGAGGATCCCGAGTTCGCCAAGTCTCTTAAGAGTATCGGTCCCGATGATCCTTCAAATCCCATCGTCATCGAAGAATCAGATCTAGAATATAAAATTGAAGATGAAGTAAAATACTGGAATCGCCAAGAAGGCTGGCGCAAGAAGTTGGTTAAATTTCTTCCCTTCTTGCCTCGTATTTCGTACTACGTTCGCCTGCAACACATGGCTTTGCGCCTGACATGGCGAAAAACCAAAGAACAAACCATTCATTTCCTTAAAAACCTGGGGCCTAACTTAAAACATGGGATCATTGAAGTTTTAGGACGTATTAAAAGCTGGCTTGGTGATTTGGGTGCGACCTTCAAAACATTCTCTTTGATGCAAAAGCTGGGAGTTGTGGTTTTGTTGATCGCAACCGGTGTCGGTGGAGTTGTTCTGTATAAAATCGCCAATAACAAACTGATCCCTCATCAAGAGGAATTGTTTTTGCCGACTTTGGAAGACTGGGCAGATAAAAAGGAATTTTTTGAAGCGGATCAAGTGGAGCCTTTTTATGACTCCACTCGAGTGGCTCAGAATATTTTCAGTACACAAAGAATTTTTGCGAATATCCGGAAGTCTTCACAATCAGGCCCGAACCCGATGGCGGCCCTGGAATTTTATGTCGAGGGTACGGACGCCGACGTGGTCGTTGAAATCAAAGACCGCGAGCCTGAAGTGAAAGATCTGTTTTTAAGAGTCGTTGAAGATATGAATTACGATCAATTGTCTTCAGTTGAAGGCAAGCAGATGTTGTGTGAACGCCTTCGCAAAGAAATCAATAAGATCCTGACCAAGGGTAAAGTGCGCAGGATCTTCTATAAAACCGCTGTTATTAAACCTTAA
- the yihA gene encoding ribosome biogenesis GTP-binding protein YihA/YsxC, whose product MPKQIRFIKSAVLEKDYPVHKKAEVAIAGRSNAGKSSFINGLATNKIAKVSSTPGKTRLLNFFDMDSFVLVDMPGYGFAARSGDEIRDWHKMIEVYLNSRESLAGLILVMDIRRSWSEDEELLRRFSETQGFPLAVVLTKADKMSRSQMLQAVNKIKKETGLSAVFATSAIKKTGQEEVEDYIYANWIKA is encoded by the coding sequence ATGCCAAAACAGATCAGATTCATCAAAAGCGCCGTTCTTGAGAAAGACTACCCCGTCCACAAAAAAGCTGAAGTGGCGATCGCAGGTAGATCCAATGCTGGCAAAAGTTCATTTATTAATGGTTTAGCGACAAATAAAATCGCCAAGGTCAGTTCGACGCCGGGTAAAACTCGTCTGTTGAATTTCTTTGATATGGATTCTTTCGTGCTTGTCGATATGCCAGGTTATGGATTTGCGGCACGTTCTGGCGATGAGATTCGTGACTGGCATAAAATGATCGAAGTCTATTTGAACTCACGCGAAAGTCTGGCGGGTTTGATTTTGGTCATGGATATTCGTCGTTCCTGGAGTGAGGATGAAGAGCTTCTTCGTCGTTTCTCTGAAACTCAGGGCTTCCCTTTGGCCGTGGTGTTGACGAAGGCAGATAAAATGTCTCGCTCACAAATGCTTCAGGCAGTTAACAAAATAAAAAAAGAAACAGGCTTGAGCGCTGTCTTTGCAACTTCGGCTATCAAGAAAACCGGCCAAGAAGAAGTGGAAGACTATATCTACGCCAATTGGATTAAAGCATGA
- the eno gene encoding phosphopyruvate hydratase — translation MSEIISVVAREILDSRGNPTVEVEVTTAEGNIGRAAVPSGASTGAHEACELRDGDKNRYGGKGVFKAVDNIREKIAPEILGLQVTEQVYLDKVLREIDGTENKTNLGANAILGVSLAAAKAAAADVNLPLYRYIGGSQACRLPVPLMNVLNGGAHANNGLDIQEFMIVPTVNNSYAESLRAGAEIFHALKKILGKKGLTTAVGDEGGFAPKLSGNQEALDLIMNAIVDAGYDPGQNVFLGLDVAATEMYKDGKYQFDGELISPTDLLGVYKKWAEKYPLITIEDGFSEDDWDSWVKCTSEMGNTMQLVGDDLFVTNPKRLRMGLEKKAANALLVKVNQIGTLTETFEAVNLAQRNKYKTVMSHRSGETEDTFIADLAVALNCHQIKTGSLCRSERIAKYNQLLRIEEDLGGMGVYWDKAAFR, via the coding sequence ATGTCTGAAATCATCAGTGTCGTAGCTCGTGAAATTCTTGATAGCCGTGGTAACCCAACAGTTGAAGTTGAAGTAACAACAGCTGAAGGCAATATCGGTCGCGCAGCAGTTCCATCAGGTGCCTCGACAGGTGCCCATGAAGCTTGTGAGCTTCGTGATGGTGATAAAAATCGTTACGGTGGTAAGGGCGTATTCAAAGCGGTTGATAATATCCGTGAAAAAATCGCTCCTGAAATCTTGGGTCTGCAAGTAACTGAACAAGTTTACTTGGACAAAGTTCTTCGCGAAATCGATGGAACTGAAAACAAAACAAATTTGGGCGCAAATGCGATCCTGGGTGTGTCCTTGGCTGCTGCGAAAGCCGCTGCTGCTGACGTAAATCTTCCTTTGTACCGTTACATCGGTGGTTCTCAAGCTTGCCGCTTGCCAGTTCCTTTGATGAACGTGTTGAACGGTGGCGCGCACGCCAACAACGGTTTGGACATTCAAGAATTCATGATCGTTCCAACTGTGAATAACTCTTACGCAGAATCTCTTCGCGCAGGTGCCGAGATCTTCCACGCGCTTAAAAAAATCTTGGGCAAAAAAGGTTTAACGACAGCAGTGGGTGACGAAGGTGGCTTCGCTCCAAAATTGTCTGGCAACCAAGAAGCTTTGGACTTGATCATGAACGCCATCGTTGATGCTGGATACGATCCAGGTCAAAACGTATTCTTGGGCTTGGACGTTGCAGCGACAGAAATGTACAAAGACGGTAAATACCAATTCGACGGTGAGTTGATCTCTCCAACGGATCTATTGGGCGTTTACAAAAAATGGGCAGAAAAATATCCACTCATCACAATCGAAGACGGTTTCTCTGAAGACGACTGGGATTCATGGGTAAAATGCACATCCGAAATGGGCAACACAATGCAATTGGTTGGTGACGACTTGTTCGTAACAAACCCAAAACGTCTGCGCATGGGCCTAGAGAAAAAAGCTGCGAATGCCTTGCTAGTTAAAGTAAACCAAATCGGAACTTTGACAGAAACATTCGAAGCCGTAAACCTAGCTCAACGTAACAAATATAAAACAGTCATGTCCCACCGCTCAGGCGAAACAGAAGACACATTCATCGCCGACCTAGCAGTGGCTTTGAACTGTCACCAAATCAAAACCGGCAGCTTGTGTCGCTCTGAACGTATCGCCAAATACAACCAACTACTAAGAATCGAAGAAGACTTGGGTGGAATGGGCGTATACTGGGACAAAGCAGCTTTCAGATAA
- a CDS encoding CpaF family protein produces MSDQSNVFKQTIQQNLGPVVKYLDDPGVSEILVNGPSEIFVERKGKLEKVSEKFPSEDDLRAAVNSIAQSVGRRINDENPRLDARLPDGSRIAAVIPPMSRKGTTLSIRKFTSTKITFNDYIKMGTISEDGARFLDIAMFLGKNIIVSGGTGSGKTTLLSLLCSRIPKGQRVLIIEDSSELQVDYEHLVMFETRMADAQGKGEVTIKDLVKSALRLRPDRIIVGEVRSGEALELLNAMNTGHKGCMGTVHANSPEDAIVRLEALAQGGDGKISERALRQQVASAIDLIVQISRYGDGSRRIGAISEVRGFLPDGSYDVVPIFELGRLVRRPDGTLEGKLEATGNVPTFMEEIIDNKLPFPKAKFNKAA; encoded by the coding sequence AATTTTCGTCGAACGCAAAGGTAAGCTCGAAAAGGTTTCTGAAAAGTTTCCTTCCGAAGACGACCTGCGTGCCGCCGTTAACTCTATCGCACAATCTGTCGGCCGTCGTATCAATGACGAGAATCCTCGCTTGGATGCGCGTTTGCCGGATGGGTCCCGTATCGCAGCGGTGATTCCACCGATGTCCCGTAAAGGCACGACTCTGTCGATTCGTAAATTTACGAGCACTAAAATTACTTTCAATGACTACATCAAAATGGGCACAATTTCTGAAGACGGCGCACGCTTTTTAGATATCGCGATGTTTTTGGGGAAAAACATTATCGTCAGCGGTGGTACCGGTTCCGGTAAGACGACATTGTTGTCGCTCTTGTGTTCACGTATACCCAAAGGTCAGCGAGTGTTGATCATCGAAGACTCATCAGAGCTTCAGGTCGATTATGAACACTTGGTGATGTTTGAAACTCGTATGGCCGATGCGCAAGGCAAAGGCGAAGTGACGATCAAAGATCTGGTGAAGAGTGCTCTTCGTTTGCGTCCTGATCGTATCATCGTCGGGGAGGTTCGTTCGGGCGAAGCTCTTGAGCTTTTGAATGCGATGAACACAGGTCACAAGGGTTGTATGGGCACGGTGCATGCGAACTCGCCTGAAGATGCGATCGTACGTCTGGAAGCTTTGGCTCAAGGCGGGGATGGCAAAATCAGCGAGCGTGCTCTTCGTCAACAAGTGGCATCCGCAATTGATTTGATCGTACAAATCTCTCGTTACGGAGACGGTTCACGTCGTATCGGTGCGATCAGTGAAGTTCGTGGCTTCTTGCCCGATGGTTCTTACGATGTGGTTCCAATATTTGAACTGGGACGATTAGTACGTCGTCCCGACGGAACCCTTGAAGGTAAGTTGGAAGCAACTGGAAACGTTCCAACGTTCATGGAAGAAATAATCGACAACAAACTTCCGTTCCCCAAAGCCAAGTTCAACAAAGCTGCCTAA
- a CDS encoding helix-turn-helix domain-containing protein, producing MFENSNEWNKDTLRALRLRLGWSRSDMARRLKCELTDIESWEEGQGELLFNPHIKGELALIHRQADECSDQVRFTPACENECDKQALDQVDFSRVKADLE from the coding sequence ATGTTCGAAAACTCAAATGAATGGAATAAAGACACTCTTCGCGCGCTTCGCCTTCGTCTTGGCTGGAGTCGTTCTGATATGGCTCGCAGATTAAAGTGTGAGCTAACAGACATCGAATCATGGGAAGAGGGTCAGGGCGAGTTGCTTTTTAATCCGCACATCAAGGGCGAGTTAGCTCTGATTCATCGTCAAGCAGATGAGTGCTCTGACCAAGTTCGCTTTACTCCAGCGTGTGAAAACGAGTGCGATAAGCAAGCACTTGATCAAGTTGATTTTTCACGCGTCAAAGCAGACTTAGAATAA
- a CDS encoding septum formation initiator family protein produces MSYSRFAVGLRRLLNHPGRVAFICMLIFGVSIVLNGNLWRLWGLHRDFDRITTEINDSKKATLDLEVQLKQAKDPAFIERQARDKLDLAGEHDLVFVFPEQ; encoded by the coding sequence ATGTCTTATAGTCGTTTCGCCGTCGGATTACGTCGTCTATTAAATCACCCGGGAAGAGTCGCATTCATTTGCATGCTCATTTTCGGTGTTTCCATTGTATTAAACGGAAACCTATGGCGCCTATGGGGACTCCACAGAGATTTCGACCGCATCACAACAGAGATCAATGATAGCAAAAAAGCCACACTTGACCTTGAAGTCCAGCTCAAGCAAGCCAAAGATCCAGCATTTATTGAGCGCCAGGCTCGCGATAAATTAGACCTGGCTGGCGAACACGACTTAGTTTTCGTTTTCCCTGAACAATAG
- the polA gene encoding DNA polymerase I yields the protein MKKIYLIDVSSMFFRAFFAIRQLTSPKGMPVNAIYGFISMVTKLMKEEKPEYMVFCYDRKEPSFRHDMYVEYKAHRSEMPEDLAVQIPYIKQLADILGIPALEIPSYEADDIIGTLAKVGKKNGVEVVIVSGDKDFGQLIEDGVILYDTMKDHRYDSAGVFEKWGVRPDQFIDYLAIVGDTSDNIPGVKGIGEKGAIKLLEQFKHLEDIYENIDKVEGKSIKQKLIDAKEMAFLSKKLVTIATEIPIDHNIESYRLRPRKDDELRAYLREFNFKTFEKNLFGEAGSSPMTPAEAGKAYYAEAATPAAAPDAMATPMLAEHQTKEFNEKTLSTKELAGMFAANQPLWGFSDTRGVFIGTDSDIINVSDAEFLGKLTDTFKVNWKGYDLKDLWHKIGSKNPLADWDSMLAAYVLKASDTSDFSKVYEKHMGEALPEMASPSQTYNAHLHLAKTLDKKLHEIHGEKVFRDLELPLVKVLLNMENLGVRIDTDLLHNLSKELEKEIEVLEKQIHEQAGENFNVGSPKQLGVILFEKLGLPAGKKTKTGYSTGEDVLEALEHPIAKLVLQWRELSKLKSTYVDALPAMVHAKDGRVHTRFNQALTTTGRLSSTSPNLQNIPIRTPRGQLVRKAFIANPRMKLLSVDYSQIELRILAHISEDPNLCKAFAEDLDIHAATAAEIFNIPLKDVNAEHRRTAKAVNFGIAYGQGAFGLAETLGISRTEGKDIIDRYFTRFKNVREYIDNTIKLAHEKGYVETLFGRRRYIDELQSGNAMLKKFGERAAINAPIQGTASDLVKKAMIEVNKTVPVRMLLQVHDELIFEDFTESLEKLTPQLVSIMENVAQLRVPLKVNYAIGDNWDEAH from the coding sequence ATGAAAAAAATCTATCTTATTGATGTCAGCTCGATGTTCTTTCGCGCATTCTTTGCGATTAGACAGCTGACTTCTCCTAAGGGCATGCCCGTTAATGCCATCTACGGCTTTATCTCCATGGTTACCAAACTCATGAAGGAAGAAAAACCAGAGTACATGGTTTTCTGTTATGACCGCAAAGAGCCTTCCTTCCGTCATGATATGTACGTGGAATACAAAGCCCATCGTTCAGAAATGCCTGAAGATCTTGCGGTACAAATTCCTTACATCAAACAACTTGCCGATATTCTGGGAATTCCTGCCTTGGAAATTCCCAGCTATGAAGCTGATGACATCATCGGGACATTAGCGAAAGTCGGTAAAAAGAACGGCGTTGAAGTCGTGATTGTCAGTGGCGATAAAGACTTTGGCCAGTTGATCGAAGACGGTGTGATTCTTTACGACACCATGAAAGATCATCGTTATGATTCTGCGGGAGTCTTTGAAAAGTGGGGCGTACGCCCTGATCAATTTATCGACTATCTGGCCATCGTTGGCGATACATCGGACAACATTCCGGGAGTCAAAGGCATCGGTGAAAAAGGTGCCATCAAACTTTTAGAACAGTTTAAGCATCTTGAAGACATCTATGAAAACATCGACAAGGTCGAAGGCAAAAGCATCAAGCAGAAATTGATCGATGCCAAAGAGATGGCCTTCCTATCTAAAAAATTGGTGACCATCGCGACTGAAATTCCTATAGACCACAATATCGAAAGCTATCGTCTACGTCCGCGCAAAGACGACGAGCTTCGCGCTTACTTGCGTGAATTCAATTTTAAAACATTTGAAAAAAATCTTTTCGGTGAGGCCGGATCTTCACCGATGACGCCTGCTGAAGCGGGTAAGGCTTACTATGCTGAAGCCGCAACGCCGGCCGCCGCCCCTGATGCGATGGCGACACCGATGTTGGCCGAACATCAGACGAAAGAATTTAATGAAAAAACTCTTTCCACCAAAGAATTGGCGGGAATGTTCGCGGCGAACCAACCGTTGTGGGGTTTTTCTGATACAAGAGGCGTTTTCATTGGAACAGACTCTGATATTATTAATGTCTCCGATGCCGAGTTCCTGGGTAAATTAACGGATACTTTCAAAGTGAATTGGAAGGGCTACGATTTAAAAGATCTATGGCATAAAATCGGTTCCAAGAATCCTCTGGCTGATTGGGATTCAATGCTTGCAGCATATGTTTTGAAAGCCTCTGATACGTCAGACTTTAGCAAGGTCTATGAAAAACACATGGGCGAAGCGTTGCCAGAAATGGCTTCTCCAAGTCAAACGTACAATGCGCACCTGCACCTAGCGAAAACATTGGATAAAAAGCTTCACGAAATCCATGGTGAAAAAGTTTTCCGTGATCTGGAGCTTCCCTTGGTGAAAGTTCTTTTGAACATGGAAAACCTGGGCGTTCGCATCGATACGGATCTTTTGCACAACTTAAGTAAAGAACTTGAAAAAGAAATCGAAGTTTTGGAAAAGCAAATCCATGAGCAAGCGGGTGAAAACTTTAACGTTGGTAGTCCCAAACAGCTGGGTGTGATCTTGTTTGAAAAACTGGGTCTGCCTGCGGGTAAGAAAACGAAAACTGGTTATTCCACCGGTGAAGATGTTCTGGAAGCCCTGGAACATCCCATTGCGAAGTTAGTTCTGCAGTGGCGCGAGCTTTCCAAACTTAAATCAACATACGTCGATGCTTTACCAGCGATGGTACATGCCAAAGACGGCCGTGTTCATACCAGGTTTAATCAGGCATTAACGACGACAGGTCGTCTTTCCAGTACATCGCCTAACTTGCAGAACATCCCGATCCGCACGCCTCGTGGTCAGTTGGTGCGTAAAGCGTTCATTGCAAATCCTCGCATGAAACTATTGTCAGTGGACTACTCGCAAATTGAGTTAAGAATTCTTGCCCATATTTCCGAAGATCCAAATCTTTGCAAAGCCTTCGCCGAAGACTTGGACATCCATGCGGCAACAGCAGCAGAAATCTTCAATATACCGTTGAAAGACGTGAATGCAGAACATCGTCGCACAGCCAAGGCCGTGAACTTTGGTATCGCTTACGGGCAGGGTGCCTTCGGTTTGGCGGAAACTTTGGGTATTTCACGTACCGAGGGTAAAGACATTATCGATCGCTATTTCACACGCTTTAAAAATGTTCGTGAGTATATCGATAACACGATCAAACTGGCCCATGAAAAAGGTTACGTCGAAACATTATTCGGCCGCCGTCGTTATATCGATGAGCTTCAATCCGGCAATGCCATGCTAAAGAAATTCGGAGAACGCGCAGCCATCAATGCTCCTATTCAAGGTACAGCCAGCGATCTAGTGAAAAAAGCCATGATCGAAGTGAATAAAACGGTTCCCGTGCGCATGCTCTTGCAGGTGCATGACGAATTGATCTTCGAAGATTTTACTGAAAGCTTGGAAAAACTAACTCCGCAACTTGTGAGCATAATGGAAAACGTGGCTCAGCTACGCGTTCCGCTTAAAGTGAACTATGCAATCGGTGACAACTGGGACGAAGCGCACTGA
- the kdsB gene encoding 3-deoxy-manno-octulosonate cytidylyltransferase, whose product MKIVGVIPARFASTRFPGKPLALLQGRPMIQWTIEGAKKSKLLTDLIVATDDDLIKAAAEAVGAKVVMTDSSLPSGSDRIHAAIKNVDCDVVVNIQGDEPLVTGELIDRLAQVFVDDSKMDMATLAHPISEEELQNPNSVKVVMNIKDEALYFSRFPMPYSRVKASELEDYSGCLKHIGMYAYSKKFLQQFCEAPQALIEKAESLEQLRALYLGAKIKVVRVKEASIGVDTPEDLEKLDKVLSQRK is encoded by the coding sequence ATGAAGATAGTTGGTGTAATTCCAGCTCGATTCGCCTCCACGCGCTTTCCCGGAAAGCCCCTCGCACTTCTTCAAGGCCGTCCGATGATTCAGTGGACAATTGAAGGTGCCAAGAAATCAAAACTTTTAACGGACCTGATTGTCGCAACTGACGATGATCTTATCAAAGCGGCAGCAGAAGCTGTGGGTGCGAAGGTCGTGATGACTGACAGCAGTCTGCCATCAGGTAGTGACCGTATTCACGCCGCTATCAAAAATGTTGATTGCGATGTGGTGGTGAACATTCAGGGCGATGAGCCCTTGGTGACGGGCGAGTTGATTGATCGCCTGGCTCAAGTTTTCGTTGATGACTCTAAGATGGATATGGCGACACTCGCCCATCCTATTTCTGAAGAAGAACTGCAAAATCCTAATTCGGTAAAAGTCGTGATGAATATCAAGGATGAGGCTTTGTATTTTAGCCGCTTTCCTATGCCTTATTCCCGTGTCAAGGCCAGCGAGCTTGAAGACTATTCTGGCTGCCTAAAACACATTGGCATGTATGCATACTCGAAAAAATTTTTGCAGCAGTTCTGCGAAGCTCCTCAGGCTCTGATTGAAAAAGCAGAAAGCCTGGAGCAATTGCGCGCTTTGTATCTGGGAGCAAAGATCAAAGTCGTGCGTGTGAAAGAAGCAAGTATCGGGGTGGATACTCCCGAAGATCTTGAAAAATTGGATAAAGTTTTAAGTCAGAGGAAATAA
- a CDS encoding VOC family protein, producing MQLSAIGIVSTNIPESVRFYSLLGLQFEACDKTTQHTEATTKSGLRIMLDAEELIKKLKPHWVKPTIASMALAFDCETPKGVDETFKKITSAGFKSEKEPWDAFWGQRYATVQDPDGNSIDLFAALK from the coding sequence ATGCAGTTAAGCGCAATCGGAATCGTCTCAACAAACATCCCTGAATCCGTTCGTTTCTACAGTCTATTAGGTCTGCAATTCGAGGCCTGCGACAAAACAACTCAACACACGGAAGCCACAACCAAATCCGGTCTGCGAATAATGCTAGACGCAGAAGAGCTTATCAAAAAACTAAAACCCCACTGGGTAAAACCAACTATCGCATCAATGGCATTGGCATTCGATTGTGAAACACCAAAAGGTGTAGACGAAACTTTCAAAAAAATTACCAGCGCCGGTTTCAAATCAGAAAAAGAACCCTGGGACGCCTTCTGGGGCCAAAGATACGCAACAGTGCAAGATCCCGACGGAAACTCCATAGACCTGTTCGCGGCTCTAAAATAG